The Larimichthys crocea isolate SSNF chromosome I, L_crocea_2.0, whole genome shotgun sequence genomic interval AACATTAGAGGACAGCGGTctgtccttcagctgcttttgAGTTAACACCTGTGATTGCCGTTGGTTCTCTTTTGAAGTTCCTTGTtcagtttatcattttttatttgagtgATTTCACTGGAGCAGGTATCAAAGCCTTGCAAGTGTTCTGACCTGCTCTGACCTCCTTGTCTATATTCAGTCTCGTGGGTGGCGTGATCGTATAATGGAGCTGGAGAGCGCATTGGCTAAGGAGAAAGACACGAGCCGCAAGCTGCTGGCAGACAAAGACCGCGAGGTGGCTGAGATCCAGGCCAAGATGCAGCAACAGCTGAACGAGTATGAACAGCTGCTGGATGTCAAACTGGCTCTGGACATGGAGATAAACGCCTATCGCAAACTtctggagggagaagaggaaaggtgaGGATCAAGAACGTTTGCAGATAACGATGACAACAGTTAAACAAAGTTTATCCGCTGAGTTGTAACCGTggtgtcccccccccccccagactGAAGCTCTCTCCCAGTCCTTCATCCCGTGTCACGGTGTCTCGAGCCTCGTCCAGCAGCCGCAGTGTGCGGACCACTCAGGGAAAGAGAAAGCGCATTGATGTGGAGGAACAGGAAGCCAGCAGCTCGGTGTCAATCGCTCACTCTGCCTCAGCCACAGGACCCATCTGCATCGACGAGATCGACACCGATGGCAAGTTCATCTGCCTCCACAACAGCGGAGACGAGGTGAGcgtttaatgtttgtgtggcGACAGAGCTGAAAATCTGACATCTGGTATccatacacactgtactgtatgtgtattcTCAATGATTGTGTCTGATTTAGGACCAGGCCATGGTGGGTTACGAAATGGTTAAGACGATCGGAAATGATGCAGCCACCTACAAGTTCACACCCAAATATGTCCTGAAGGCTGGCCACAAAGTCACGGTAAGAGTGTAAAGTGTGAACTCACTGAGGATCCTCACAGTGGGATCAGTCTAAAGTCGGGTCAGTCCCTGACACAGAAATGATTCTGCCTTAAGATGGTGCTAACAAATGTCTTCTGTCAGTCTTTGTCTTATACACAACCATGAACATGTTTAGTGTTTAATAAACAAAGAGAGCCAGGTAGAAGTAGTTGTGGAGGTTGAATGATAAAGAGTGACTGAATGAGAAGTGATGTCTAATGTTCCCACTCAACATGGTCGTTCATGAAATCTTCGATAGCAAAATCTGTTTGAAATCCAGTGTGCATCAGCGATTAATCTGtgaacacatgaaataaacacacagcatcacAGCGTGAGGTCTCTGTCGTGGTACGACTGCTGTTCTTTGTTCAGGCTCATAGGTGAAGAAAACCTGTCGTTGATTTAATGTTTCAGTTGAGTTTCTCTAATGTTTCTACTGTTCACATTTGAGGAAGTGAAGCTCTTCATAGTGATGAGAGCGCAGAGCTTCCTCTGCACGGAGTCATGTCTTCCTGTCTGCAACACTGTGCTCTGTCACAAACATACCACATAGGCGTGCAGCTCTCCGTCGGTGATGGCTGTCTGTAATGATGGTTGTGGCTACATTCAGTTAACTGTGTATGTCATGGGAGGGACAATGCATGACCAGAACACTGGTCGCTGCTGTGTTgcagaaataaatcacaaacCCTCATGCTGCCATGTTTTCAGACTACACACTCCGCTCAGTGGTAAAGAGTCCAGGCTGCAGTCAGGATGTTAAACTGTGTGCAGTCAGTAAACCATGCAGTTTATCTTCAGGCCACTAGGAGAAGGTGAACTCTTGAATCTGAGGATGAGCCCtcgtgtctgtctgcaggtttgGGCGTCTGATGCTGGCGTGAGCTCCAGACCTCCCACAGACCTCGTGTGGAAGAACCAGTCCTCCTGGGGTTCAGGGGAGGACGTGGACGTGGTGCTGATCAACGCTCAGGGAGAGGTGAGACCATAAACAAATTTCCGTCATGTCTGATGGTTCACTCTTCACACACTCATGTTCTAGTCACTgttctcatgtttgttttttcttgtgtgtcGGGGAGAAAAAGCAAAGTACCTGTggatcattttctgtctgtgtgtgacaggaggTGGCAAAGAGAACCACAACATACAAGACAGCAGTAGAAGAGCAGGGTGAGGAAGATGATGACAGCGGAGTGGAGGCCACTGAGGAAGACCCCTTCCACCAGCAGGTGAGACTACATTAGTAGTTAATTTAAACAAAGCAACAGACAACGTGCAGAAACTACTGAAGGTAAAAGTGGCATGTTCTAGAAAACAATATagtaaagtgaccatgatataaataatattgcataGGTGACCATGGTAATATTGTAGATTGTAAGGTTGAGATCGGATGAGTCGGCCATGATGAGCAGTAGTGtagagtctgacagcagcagggatgaggGATCTGTGGAACCTCTCCTCCTTACACCGTGGGTGCAGCAGTCTGCTGCTCAGGAGGCTGATTCTATCCAACAGATCGATCTTCATGTTGATCTCCATGTCAAAGTGTCTTCAAACGTCAGAGCGTGTCGCCTCGTGTTCTGAAGGTgccatatttgtttgtgtgcagggaGACCCTCGCACTGGAAAGAGAGGCTGCTCCATCATGTGATCCCAAccagcacctcctcctctgagCCCAGCCACTCTGCTGCCAACTGTATTTCTACAACTATTTTTCTATCTTTTGTAGTGTATTTCAACAAAATGTATAAAtttaattttatctttttatttctcagaaaCATGCAACAAACTGACTTTTTGTAGAAAAACCAAAGTAACTTGGTTATTGAACAAAACTTGTagttcaggaaaaaaaatggaacgAGCAGCTAAACTCAAGGACGGGCTGTGTCTTtaagaaaacagtgtttttaaatagattttaattttgttattttatatttgatcttattcttgttgttaatgttattacatTTAGGCTTTACGTTAGCAGAAAAGCCACAGGGTGTCAGTGATTAGTTTAGGTCATTAGATTGTTTTTCAATTTGCATAAATCAACTGTATGATGTTCAAATGAGGACACTAAAACTCCAACAGTCTGAAGCTCGACTGGCCAAATGTTCAGCAGCATTCTTCTGTTATCTTTAGAAAGAAACCATGACTGATTGTATGATTAAGATACAGAGTTATCTTAAAGCCCCTTCATGTGTATGAAAAAGGTCTGACCTGGGGACAGTACACAGAGCTCACCAGGTCTTAAAAAGTCCAGTGACAACACACACGGGCTGTAATGTGATGAACTTCCTTTGCAGACTTTGAATAATTTGCACCACTAATTAAGAAGTGTTGATTGTATTCTTAACTTTGatatttgaagtattttttttgtgttggtgtgttacTTTGCATGCTACGGTTGTAATCTTCATAGTTGAATGattaaaagttgttttcttGTACTCTTGTCTCGCTGCCTTTTATTCCAACTGCACCGTGTAGAAGACAGGGTGGttcaaaaacatgaagcatgGCAATCAAGAAGTCAGCAATACTactaataaacaaatatatgaatgtaatgtgtatattaataaacataaatgcattttctttaaTGAATTCTCACCAAGCTTAGAGCAGCTGTAACAGCTAAGTGCCCTTATGAAGCTGTTGAGCTGCAGAAATGACAAAGTGCTGAACCACATTTTGAACCACAGCATTTATGATGTATGTAGATGATTGCACAACATAAAGGTCAGCAGCCAAACAAGTGGATGTGGTTTAAATAAGGAACTTACAGAGTTACTATATATTCTACTCATATCTGATGTTTGGTTGAAAAAGTaatgttcttttttcatttgttaatCTAGTTTTTGCACTTCATGTAAATGGTTAACTACATTTTGCAACATGCTGCTGGTAGTTGACCCCTTACATGCATATTTACAGTGATTCAAGtgattaaattacatttttaccaCTGTGTGAATATCTAAAATAGTTTCGGgccatgaaatgaaaataatttggcTTAGGatatgtttctgtctgtattcGGATGTAATTTCTAATGTTTTGAATCCAAATCTATATAAACTtgaatacatactgtatgtaagaCCTCCATTGTGAACACAACACTATCTGTTCACACAGGAAATAGCTGAATATAGTGTTGCTCTTGGTAGATGTGATACTGATGTATATTACATGTGATTATTCATGCATTTACTTCCTGCTCGTACATTACAGTGAGTGACTCTGACTTTGATGTGAGGAGTGAGTTTGAGAGATTAACATGTTATCATGACATAACAACCTACTGTATTAGAGTTTATGAATCATAAACACTGTATTCTGCAGGTAGCTTCATATGCACTCACACTTAGAGAGAAACTAGCACTTGCTTCACTCTacacacatgaaacatggaggttcaacatggctgactccatggaagaggacctgctgtACCTGTGAATATAAAAGAGCCTCTAGattattctaaggtaacagaaatataataattctaattttcagatgattatacagtaataaaaatagtCCCATTTTCCCCATATTCTGTAAAGAcacccctaaatcttacacactgcacctttaagtattatattaattaatatgatttaattaattaataatttcagACAAACTCCTTGTATTGAacattgaattttatttttctacataaacacacacaaaacggaccaaaaaacaaaacaaataggAAAATAGCCTTTGgtttaaatgtgtctcattcAATCATGAATCAGACTGACTGGAGCTGTGTGGGTGCATGAACCTGTACCAGGAGAGGACTTTAAGGCTGTGCTTGACTTCAGTTTAGGCACATGACCATCACAGACACCTTCATAACAAACACACGTTTACTGTCTCTGATTGAAACACCAGCTTCCCACAGTGTGCCAGTCAttcttaaaggaacagtccaATTTTGGGGGGAAACACATTTAACTATCACCTGACTCAGCAAACCAAATATCAAACTGTTTCTTGAAGCAGTGCTAGAGCCAGAATGTCTTCATCATGGCAACGTTTCATCATTGTGGGTCTCTTACTGCAGCTTAATCAGTGTTCAAACACTACAGTCCGTCCCCACACACCCCATAAGGAGCCACAATGGCTGCTTCATCAGCTGATCTTTGTGTCCAGGTAAGGCAGTCCTTTACTGTGTGAATAAAGTGCTTCCTGGGATCTGTGCCCATTTACACACGTGACATGAGCTCTAACAGAGCGGGGCTTTAAAGTGCAAAGAGAGCAGAAGGTGAACAGACCCCCCTGACCAGAATCTGTCTTAAAGCTGGCTCTGTGCTCAGACTATGGACTCTTTGGATGGCTGCTTCCCTCGCTGTCCCCCTTGTAAGGAATGCAGCACTGACGCTTCACTGTGCGACCtgggaaggaggaggacaacTCTCTGATTGGACTGTCGCCACTCATTGTACAGTCGACAGTGATACCTGAGAGACACCTGAGGAAGAACAGAAGGGacgtttgaaaaaaaaaaaaaaaaaaaaaaggattatatGGTAAATAACAATAGGAagtccaaaacaacaaaaatctgcTGTGCAGGCTCATGTGAAGGGTTTTATTCTGAGGGTTAAATGATGATGCTTTACTGCTGATCTCCTTTGGACTTGGTCTGTTCCACCTCTTGCTGTGTGTAGCTCCACTGATGTGACCACATCACCCCAAATCAGCCATGAGCTAATCAGAATGTCATTTCTACCTGATGCTGCTGTCAGATCAACAAACCACAGCACTACACTGACTCCTATACTCCTGCAAAGGTGAGGACATTATTGCATGAAGTGGCACAGCCTTCGTCCTGAAATGGGTTGAAAGTTGTGGGTGTTCCTTGTATGTGGTAAACTTCCTGCCAATTCATGCTCAGCAAGTCATCGAGATATTGTGACATTTCTGAGCTGCACCCTAGATCAAGAGGGCAATGTTCCAATTTGAACATGTACTGAAGCATGTACTGAgatttgatgaaatgaaaaaggaaataacCTAACAGAAGATCCACCCATCCACCCTGCTGAGCGGACAGAATGGTTCAGCTCATGTACATCATTTCTTCTGTCCTGAACAAGGATTTCCTGTGCCTCTTTtagtgcaacacacacaccaaccatgAGGTGTAATGTGCGTCTGACCATTTGGAGTGcagtcttgcccaaggacactgaCATGTGGACAAGAGGAGCTGGACAACATTTTAAGTGGCAGCAGCAAGGTTCACCTCAATTTGAATTGCTGGCACAGTATCCAAACCAGCAGGCTCCTACgtcatgtacagtgtgtgtgtgtgatcctctGAGAACAGTTCAATAAGAATAGAAGGAATCAGCAGTCACTGGTCAAAGAAATGACAAAGTTAGCATCAaaatctgtttcctgtttcagtgtcgAGGGAATAAAAATAACTCCAACAAGCtggaagaaacagaaatagaaggTTAACACTACTAAAACTGAATAACTTCTCACTCTGGTCTTGTTTCTGGACTAGAAACAAATTCAAGCAgacaatgtaaccaggctcagcaacctctatggacataatggagaagacagaggaaagagagagcaaagagggtGACAATAGGTCCAAAAACACCTGGGTTGGCTGATACAAATAGGGTGTATGAGTAACAAACATTGCATATCATCCACACCCACACGCCTTAGCATACTAACCAGGGTCCAGAAGAGGTAAATGGTGAAGAGGGCAACAGTGAGTGCGATGAGCCCCACGGCCTCCAGTCGGCTGGAGAAGTGAAGGTGATCTATGGCACCACGAAGGCAGAGCCAGCCAGAGATTGTGGCCAGAGGGGTGATGAGCAGGAAACAAACCATGTCACCAAACAGGGTGCGCTTCTCCTGTCGAAGACTCGGGTTCTGCACCCACTAACCACCAAAAAACAAGAAGCACAGTCAGCTTCTAGATCAAATACGATGTAATAAATCACTGAACTGAATCCTCCTGTCTTTCCTCGCTATCCTGTACCTCAAGCAGCGGCCTGGATTTCCTCTGCACAGTGAACTGGTATTGGCAGAGCTCACAGAAGCTGGTTCCTGAGGCAGACAGCCAGTGTTCCAAACAGCTGCGGTGGATGGTGGCCAGGGTCCCGGAACATTCACAGGGGgacagcagctcctcctgggcTCCGCTGTCATGACAGATACGACACATGGGGTTCTCTGGCACGGCACTGAAGAGGAGAACAATAGAAGATACTTTGATTAGTTTGTTTTGCCTTTGTtacagtgtgaatatatcatTTATGGCTTGAATAGCATTCAGTCATCTTTTATCAAAGATAAATGCAGATGTTTATGTTCATTAAGAAGTGTCATGCTTTCACATCACAAAGATAAATGTTATGTTAACCAATAAAGACTACAGAAGGGGCTGTATGAATTATAGATAGATGGATGCATGCACAATAATATCATGTCTCACTCAGTTCTGTTCATTTCTTCAGAGAACTTTTAATAACACAAGCTGTAACAGTTGGGCATCATGACTTTAGTCCTAACATGCATTACTCACCTCAAGCTGACTGCTGTGGAAaattagaaactttatttaaaatttgaAAACAACCATGACCTACCATTGTTTGGCATATGCGTCCAACCCTGGAGACATCAGCTGACCGTCCAGCTTGGTTGACACTTGTGAGTAATACTGAGACTGCTTGCTGGCTGACACACTGCACTCCTCCATGGTTTTACCCGGGAGAGGCGGCTCATCAGAGAAGCCACACATGGGCTCAGAGTCCAGCTCAGGCCGGCGGCTCACATGGGCTGACAGACACTGGTTTGGCAAAACTTCTGGCAACAGCGTGCAGTGATTGGTCATCATGGTGGCAGACAGTAGAGTGTTGGACACAGATCAAGGCCTTACTGGGCATCTCCCATCTACAGGAACAATAGAGAGgtgatgacagagagaaaggtcAGACTGCTGCTAAacgctccactgtgttcaccagtaAGTCTGCgctttggtgctgagcaggtagagTGCAGTGAGCTTATCACAGCTGTGTCACTGAAAACCAGTGCTAGCTATATCCACAGCCTCCCAGGAcctaaacacagacactgtcTGCAGAGGATGTGCTTCCTGTACGAGCTCAGGAAACtcagtctgttctctgctcAGCCATCACTGTCTGGTTTGGATCGGCCACCAAACGAGACAGGAACAAACTATAACAGACAGAAAGTCATTGTGCCATCAGTGACTTATCCATGTCCAGGAAACATGGCTACACATCCATCACACTCTGAACACCACCTGTTTAAAAGTCTCCGCTCTGGAAGGTGCTACGGAAGCACTTTCTTCCCACAGGCCTTCACTGTGATAAACAGTGTCAGGAACTCTGCCTCTGTTTCACACATCCACGGTGCCTgcctctcactctgtctgtacACTGAGAGCTTCcttgcatgtgcacacatacagcagTTACACACATGCAAGGTTACACGAGGCGATGCAAGCAGGATGGAACAGAAGCGTGCCATTTAGTCCACACAGCTGCATTTCCAGTCAGTGTTGTCGTCACGTTACTTCCTCTGTTTTATCTCATGTGAAGTTAgtgcgcagtgtgtgtgtgtgtgtgtgtgtgtgtgtgtgtgtagcacagCTGAGACATGTCGGTGAACACACTGATCAACAGGTTGCAGAGACCcagcagctgactgactgacgtCACGCTCagctttctgtcttcaacatgTAGCTATCACACGCGCACTGTGAACAGCGTGAACGTTATCTTTACGCTGGACTGCGTGCACCGTCAGTACACTAACACGAGCAGCTAACCGACATGGGAACAgccagataataataataataataataataataataagcacgATATATGTCGACACGTGTGTTATGAtgacaacagacagagagagagacacacacacagacagtcagacacacacacacacacacagacagtcagacagacacacacacacacacacacacacagtcagacacacacgcacacacacacacacacacacagtcagacacacgcacacacacacacacacacacacacacagacagtcagacacacacacacatacagtcacacacacacatacagtcacacacacacatacagtcacacacacacacacacacacacacacacacacacacacacacagacagtcagacagacacacatacacacacacacatacagtcagacacacacacacatacagtcacacacaacacacacacacacacacacacacacagacagcggAAGTTGAGCTGCAGCAGGCCTCGCTAACCAGCCACACCTTTCCTCTGTCCCTCCGCACCGCACACACTCACCGTCAGTCGGGGTCTCGAACTCACGTTACTGCCAGCTTCAACGACGAATGATGTTTTTAACGGACTCGCTCCGTTATGAAGTCACGCTCAACTTCCGCTTTGAGCCACAGCGGTTATTCAGTTCAGCTGTCTCGCCTCTCGACTTTCCGTCCCTGAGCTTGTCTTACAGGCAGACCATGCATGCACTCCGTGCTAATTCCGCCCGTGTTTGTTAGAACGGGTCATATTTAGCGCTGCTAGAACGTCCAACATGTGGCCTCGTTACCTGTTGGAGCGGTACAACGTGATGGAGGCAGACACGGACTGGAGGGAAGCCGTGCCTGAGAGACAAACATCAGGGCGGACACTAAATATGCTAACCAATCACATTACGTTTTGCCCACACTCATTTACATAAAccatatatgtacatacatacttGAGCCTGATGCTTAGTTTGAACAGCACTAATGACACGAGCCGCTGTGAGTAAACACAGACACGTTATgtaacacatcatcatcatcatcatcatcatcatcatcatccccaaAGTGAGGCGCGGGGAATACATGGTACACAGTCAACCCGTGTTTACGTTAACGGGGACGGAGGTAAAAAGTTGCAGGAAAGGTTAAtctgtttaatctgtttaatctgtttaatcCGTTTAATCCGTTTCCTGTTTAAATCCAGTGTGTGCATTTCCTGACATGACGGCCTCACACTCAGACTGTGCATCCTCCGAATAACACAGCTCAGAACGAACATCTGAACACAAGTCATTCAAGCTGAGGGCTTTTAGTGAAGTTTCACGTTCATAGCAGGCTCGCTGTTACAAAGTCTCTCATCAGTTATGCATCACTTGAAGCACATTCACTGTAAATATCCACTTtaaaacacagtgatgaaacAATGTGGAACAAAATAAGCACAAAACGCAGAGACACATAAAGGGAGACTTATTGTATGGTTATTCAAAATAACGTCCTCCACACTCAATCAGACAAATCAATCCTCACGCTGCTTCCAGTGAACAAGTGATGTGGATGAGAACGAGCAGGACCGTGTCAGCCTGATAACAACACGGTGGCCTGAATTACTTACACCATTTGAAGAACGGTGCCCCTGTCTGAACCCACAGTTATCGAGCTGGGTGGGCGGTAGTATTACTGAAGCATTTTTATGAATGTGAATCTTATTTCGGTCCTTTATATCTAATCTGTCGAAGTCTGAGAGTAACTCGAaaatttaatctaatctaaaatgtattttaaaaagtacaatttaatTACAACTAAATAACTGAACGAGggaaatcaaatataatatattcttTACCTCATTGTGTTACTTCTGTATGAAACCATTCACCATCAAATTAGTGCAAGatgaaatgaatacatttagatTCTTAAGTGAAATTATGTCCATCAGCAGCAGGATCCCTTACCTCTTTCTTTTGATACATGTTAAAGGCTTATATTCAGATCCTCTCAGCCAAAGTAGCAATTCAACAGCACGTAAACTGTCTGTGTTATCTGAGACAGGATGTATCCACGTAAAAAGATACATGAATATCATAAGTAAAAAATAACAGACACTGAGCCAttattttaaatcttatttaaaaaaatttcaTGTTAGATCAAATGTTCTCAAAATGTGTTCTGCAGTCTTCAGTTCGTGTCTATGTAATTCTTCAGTTCAACAGAAGGTGGAGCTACAGCACAATATCTTGGCAATGTTGTGTTTTCCAAAGCGTTCATATTCACTGCGGCCAATTTTACTCCCATAGGAAACACTGACTTATCCAAGTGTTGAAACACATGCTTCTGAATCCAGAGCTTCCCAACATACAGGACTCCGACGACTGTCTCTAGGTCCTGCTTCTGTCTTCTATCAGAAAGTCACTTGGAAATGAGGGAAATCACAATTTACAATCTGTGCAACTCAATTCATGAATAATAAcctataaaaaaagaagctgagaaGAAGTTAGTGAAGataatcttttttcttcttcttcttcttcttcttcttcttcttcttcttcttctatacatatatacatatatacatatatacatacatacacacatacacactggaATGTAATATATTACATTGACACATACAATAAGTGGGATGCATTTATATTAATTAGTCACTGATTTACTCATTACACAGGGACACAACAGAGAAGCAGGGTTCTCTGTGCCAGGACCCGTGGTGCAGAACCCAGCAataatctgtattttattttattttatttatttttaatgttgtgccTATGGACTGTTTAAAAATACTGCAGGTGTGTTGTGATTTCTGTGGAGGATTTTAACATGGTTAGCAGTTTATCTGTAGATTCTGAAGAAATACAGGAGGAGGATTTAGAGAAAGTTTCTGTTGGACAGTAGGTCTATCCGTCTTCTCACTGTGGGACTAAACGTTTCTACAGGTACCATCTCATTGAGCTCAGGGCAGGAAGCTGGATTACCAGGTTTTTCTTGATGCTTGGAGCACACAAACATGGTCTAGataagtgtgtaagtgtgtgtagtgtgtggaGGGAGGCCATgcccacaacacaacacacagaaacaaacagaaaacacagggGAAGATGGGAACAGAGGAAAACCCAGGGGAGAGAAATAGAGGCACGGCTGTGGCCATGACGATCTCAagtctcttcttttcttctttgcttaccacagcattctgcagcgacatgccttttgtctttgttgttgtttatatcTTATATGCTTTCAGTGActactttaaaataacattttttatttatttgctagATTTTTTTGAGATGGTCTTCGatttatcttatatatatatttgaactTCTCCCCTCTGACCGGCACTACAGAACACTGtacactaaaacaaacagatataggaacagtttcttcccacaggctGTCACTGTGATCAATTGCTAACACAAGCTGTGAAATACCTGTACATTCTAATTTATTTATCCTCACTGTTTACACTTAGTTTGCTGTGCATAGATGTATTtactgtcatatccacctaGCTCATGTACAGAACACAACCGGTTGTACTTGTTGTAAATGTTGCTGTTTATATACAGATACACACTTTTAACTGTACTTCACTGTAAAACTCTGTACaactgagagcaaagtgaaccagagtcaaattcctaTAAAGTGGTCCTGATTCGGAACTTTAGTCTGACTCTCAAGTGACCTCATTCTCCGGAGCAGAGACCAGATCATGTTGCTTCCTCATTGTTCACATGTTCTGTGTTCATTCAGTTAAATAATGGGAGTTTAGAGAATGGTCTATAATCAGTTAGAGATTGTGGATGGATCAGGTGTGTAAGGTGTTTCTTCAGTAACAGTTTAACCACAGCAGCTAGCAGGGACAGTGCCAGTCAAAGAGAGACCATCTTGGAATCAACATATATACATTGTATAACTGATTCTATCATCTAACGTCGTTTTTCAAAGAAATCATGAGTTGTACAAAGTGTGCAGCTGACACATTCTTGGGCTGAATTTAAGTCACTAGTACAATTTTACGTGTGTGATGATGAAAGAATACAGTAATGTTTATGAGACTTTGTCAGGTGCATTTCACCACCATAATTATCTGATTATTGTGCATGTCTATGGAAAGACCACTTCCATATAGTGGCCTGCTGGTGCTGGGGGAAAGTTCAGGGGACCAAAGCCAATGTGGCATgtcatctggggaccatgaataaaAGTTAGTCTGGACCTGTTCCTGCCTCCAGCGACTCTTCACTTCCACCAGGCTTGTGCATTCCTCAGGAACTTTCCAAACCTGCCATTAAGCACATGTCCACCAGATGCCATCAGAAGTTGCCACCAATCTTGGTCACCTGACTCCCATGTTCACCtgctcacctgttcacattcCCAAATCATCCCCACCTGCTGTCACACCCATTTCTCATCCTCTCCCGGCACATAGAACCAGTTCACCAGCCTATTCCTGTTCTCCATGTTGTGCAGCTCTACCTGTTCTATGAACTGTTTCtggagctgctgtctgttt includes:
- the LOC104938985 gene encoding E3 ubiquitin-protein ligase MARCH3 isoform X1; translation: MMTNHCTLLPEVLPNQCLSAHVSRRPELDSEPMCGFSDEPPLPGKTMEECSVSASKQSQYYSQVSTKLDGQLMSPGLDAYAKQCAVPENPMCRICHDSGAQEELLSPCECSGTLATIHRSCLEHWLSASGTSFCELCQYQFTVQRKSRPLLEWVQNPSLRQEKRTLFGDMVCFLLITPLATISGWLCLRGAIDHLHFSSRLEAVGLIALTVALFTIYLFWTLVSLRYHCRLYNEWRQSNQRVVLLLPRSHSEASVLHSLQGGQRGKQPSKESIV
- the LOC104938985 gene encoding E3 ubiquitin-protein ligase MARCH3 isoform X2 encodes the protein MMTNHCTLLPEVLPNQCLSAHVSRRPELDSEPMCGFSDEPPLPGKTMEECSVSASKQSQYYSQVSTKLDGQLMSPGLDAYAKQCAVPENPMCRICHDSGAQEELLSPCECSGTLATIHRSCLEHWLSASGTSFCELCQYQFTVQRKSRPLLEWVQNPSLRQEKRTLFGDMVCFLLITPLATISGWLCLRGAIDHLHFSSRLEAVGLIALTVALFTIYLFWTLVAQ